One region of Fragaria vesca subsp. vesca linkage group LG4, FraVesHawaii_1.0, whole genome shotgun sequence genomic DNA includes:
- the LOC101309145 gene encoding uncharacterized protein LOC101309145 isoform 1 → MTIASGDSLHLESFYRSLTSVDRFAAETFHDLHEEVMATATRGHGLMVHVQQLEADFPTIEAALLLQTNHSSFFSNSGCNRVFGTTSSCRSICAGCAQQTRSRIVLLRRRRGGLKIEKKGSWESEYDVQGYGRYESKQYFNFYISL, encoded by the exons ATGACGATTGCTTCTGGAGACAGTTTGCACCTAGAAAGCTTCTACCGTTCGTTAACTTCAG TTGATAGGTTTGCTGCTGAAACATTTCATGATTTGCATGAAGAAGTGATGGCAACAGCTACAAGAGGCCATGGTCTAATGGTTCACGTCCAACAGCTTGAAGCAGATTTTCCTACAATTGAGGCGGCACTTTTATTACAGACTAATCATTCATCATTCTTTTCAAATTCAG GTTGCAATAGAGTTTTTGGAACGACTTCGAGTTGTAGAAGTATTTGCGCAG GTTGTGCACAACAGACTCGGTCACGTATTGTTTTGCTTAGACGAAGAAGAGGAGGTCTAAAGATTGAAAAAAAAGGGAGCTGGGAAAGCGAATACGATGTCCAG GGATATGGAAGATACGAATCTAAGCAATACTTCAATTTCTACATATCTCTGTGA